The genomic stretch taatccctatcttaacctaatttcattaaacctattgggcctaacattctcaccccaccttttactaccccatcacttaattaagttcatataataaatctagtatttcttcaatactatttctacaacttaatcaatttatTAATCGGCTAATTAATCATaacaacccatgtcaacaattctcaacactctacaaattcaacagttaaatttgaaataatttgaaaatatttaattaattaaataccgggtgttacagtaTTTGTGATCAAGAGTGGATGGAAACTACTTGATAATATAACTGACCCCTGAACCGGATTAATCGGTCTAGTAAACTGAATATTGGTGGTGAAAAAAATATGGATTACTAATGTATTTATGCGGGTCTGATTTATATAAAAAGAGTtataaaattaagttaaataatatttatttgaaaattttcaCAATATTTGAATGACTTttgtcttatttaatttaataaattataacttCTTTTCGTAAGTGATtcaattttcttgttttttttagttcaaacatgtttatgTTAAATGACAATAACAAGGAACTTCAATATGATTTGAATACTCGTAGCACTTGACACTTAACCTTCTTTCTTTTACAATCATGTTTGAATAGTTATTGTATGTGTAGTTTTTAACTTACAAGCATGTGATGATAAACTCCCATACCTCTTTATGGAGAAATATATTTGTTCTGAACTAGGCCTAGAGCTGGCCCACCATCGGACAGAATCCACCACACATCTCCATCGAGGATGGCCTAATACATTGACCTAATTCACTAGAGCCGGTGGAAGTCACGTTCCACACGTGCTCTTCACCCGAGGAGCACATCGTCAACTGCCTCTTGAATCTTTCGCAGCAAACAAGATGGTTTCGCCCTGTACCGGGAAACTTCGTCATGTCTCTGAGAATGGCAAAGCACTTGACCCTGAATGGTGAGCACGCGCTGCTCACCCCCACGTACACGTGGAAATCTTGGAACTCATCCATTATGGGTTTGGACTTCCAGATCATAATGGAAACTATTGGCCTTGCAATGGGGGCTCACTATATATACCCTCctctgtgtagcaacctgcctaaaaatttcagctttcgagtcgccacctattctgaagggcgaataggaaaccctacacagataagagattgagggtaagttattataatcaggctgagggaaggtgttaggcaccctcagccctttcctaaaggctaatgttcaaagattagggttgcatggcaggatttgtaaagaaatgtggcaaatagaattttaatgacctgattgagattttgaagagggggactcgccttgttgccaagtgcctacgtacctccttagggaggatcagagtctacgtagttcgggaagggttgtacgccgtttaaagtttgaatatgattatatgtgttttttagaggctttttggttagcctatcgcagtttgttttgtctttgtaatttgaatggagtTTAGAATTATATGAAggcgtgggcgtacaaccctgatttgtcactattaaccgcaataatcgattgattcaattaccatagttaaaagatttgaaatttgcatcaccaccaattttaatcgattggttCGATTATTACTAATGAtgaattaaggtatattttaataatttttatagaattttatatgcattgttacccctcgtaatcgattgattcgattaaaaagaataacaaattaaatcggaggaaagacggttaatcatcacaactgataaaatagttgcaaccatttaaccaaataatagagattgattgtattttaattaaataaacattttaattaaaaatcattgttgaccatagcgattaattaacttaatcggaacgaacaacaaattaaaaatatttaatatgaatatcatgtatttattttattaaaaaaaaataattaacattttattaatatgtattaagaaaataattaaaccaaataaaacaattaaaattaatttagtttttattaagGTTTTGTTTGAGTAGGATTATGATTAGAGTGTATGATATAGGGAATCAGACTGGGCACGTTGGATCTAGGTGGAGGAATGATTAATGGCCAGATTTTGAGGGATCATGGTAAGCCTTGGGGTCAGGACTGTATGGAATCAGAgaggaaaatcaaagaaaaaataagagaggacgctgggtatcgaacccacgtCCCTGGGGTCACAAATCCCCCTTTCACCAACTCTACTAGAGCTAGCATGCGTTTTAAAAACGCCTTCATAATAATACATAAAAGAATCAAACCAATGCATGGAAACGCGCGCGAAATTTTAAACGACCCAATAACCACACAACACGTCATCGTCTTCCCCAAGAAGACTCAAGAAACCTGCGTATATTAGCTGCGAATTAGCTACTAATTTATTCGTAGCAAACCTACCTCCATAATAGCGAATAGCACATGCCCTGCAATAAACGTTTTGCACCTGTCCTACCTTCTTCGCCTTAATCATACGAATCGATTCACGCTATTAATTTGACTCAATTTCACGCCTATCAGAAAGCCCCAAATATAAACCCTAAAAGCTTGGATCGGCCTCTAATGGCCGATCACCCTATAGCGCGCCAAACTCAATCAAACCGTCCAAAATCGATCATAGCAATTAGGAAAAGCCAAAtgtacaatcaaaacaacatGAACATGCACGTATTATGCTAATCGATCGAAGATTCAGAAGCACTTACTTTGACAAATCGGAgacaattctgggggtgttgaggTCGTGTGAGTGTCCAAACAGCTTCAGCAAACGCCAATGGACGCgtatcaatcctcaaaatcctttGAAACGCCTTCAATCTTCGAAACCGATTTGCAATTTTTGAAGACTTTTTTTTGCTCTTGAATACGCTCCTCTCTCCACCGTTTTTAACCCCCATTCGTATGCCCTAGTCCTTCTACTTATAAGGAGTGAATTAGGTCACTTAAAACAACCAAAAATCTTtaagaatccaatcttgccaaagtttgagaaattgattttattcttgtAAGGCAAGCTTCTATTTTGACATAACTTATATCAATCTTTTCCTAATTGATTTTCCACGAAAATTGAAGTGTATTTTGCCATTATTGTTGATTGAAAAACaatcaaaacataatttttaccaaatatttgattctccatttaattaaatcattaaaaattaattttaaatgaaataaaattatgtaaaaatCAAGTAAAGTGATAAGATTCGTGGCACATGTCTTGGACAACTTATGGGCCAAGTTcaagtcataaaagtatgggcctatttgtaaaaaatccaatttgagcctcccttttttcacatttggtcctccaaaatcacccaactttgattgatcatatctcactcaatatttaagccatgagggatttctaagactttttggaaacctcaagaggtcctctacaagccactttggaatatatttttcatttggagcttttatcttgatcatatcttctttaacaaaaaactgcttttgaaggatgcctgagaatgacctgtaatcttttgccttgtatctcttaaatgaagcatttttggccttggcttgtgagacacaaagttgtagagaatccaatttccttcaaaataggctttgagtggggaatttctgatgttccatgtgaaagttatacccagtcaaagttgggttgactttctcctaagaaaccctaatttgaaccttttcatgtttgttcatctctgagtttctattaatggaatcatgatcaattcttgatcaaatgatggttatgcacctcatacttgatgtttgcccaatgattatggtttgaatcatgccttgattgtgattgaccttTCAGTTTGAATTTGCTGACTGTGAATCATCTGGATTATTTGaatgagccatgtcttgagatttgaaccttgcttttgttatgagataagtgtggaaggtaaattttggggtatgacactctgcaagagggtcaggtattcataaTTTCTAACCCTAATCCTTGTGTCTACAACCGATATTAACTTTGACATGGGAGTatttgcaggtacaccccctcctctGTTGATTGCTTCCAGTCCATGAATATCGCCGACATCGTCTCTCTTTCTGATTTAGGTAAGATCAGTGGTTCCGTCTGTAGAAACATTGTTCCCCCTTTCTTCTTTCCCTGAAACTCAAGGACCAAAAGAAACTTTCCGTAATAAACTATGGTCGGTCCTGGGGACAACCTCACCAACGGTAACATCGTCATCTCTTCTATCTGTAACCCTCATAACAGTGGCGAGACATCATTCATAGAAAAAGCCTCCCCCGCAAGTAGAGACTGAGAACCTGCCTCCCCCTTCTCCGACGATGTGGCTGACGACGCCATTCAAATCATTGAGATCCTACACGGTTTGGAGAAGACACCAGAGCAGTTTTAACTAATTCTAGTGCCGACTAATGCTAACCCAACTATGATGGCTTTGGTCGCAGCTCTCAACCCGTAGTTTCGCAACTTTctagagggagaatcctcctacTTTAAAGGGCAAGTATGATCTTGATGGGGAGCTATCTTGGCTCAAGGAGATAGAAAATATTTTCCGAGTGATGGACTGCTTTGTAATGCAGGAGGTGCGATATGGTACCCATATGCTGGCGGTTGAAGATGATGACTGGTGGCTAGAGACTCGTCAGAGGTTGGAGGCTGCAGGTGAAGTTATCACTTGGGATTTATTCCGTAGGGGGTTTCTGAGGAGGTACCCTAAAGATGTCTGcatgaagaaggagattgaattTCTCGAACTGAAGCATGGAAATTTGTCGGTTATGGAGTACGCTGCTAGGTTCGTGGAACTAGAAAAGTTATATCCTCATTATAACGAGGCAACTGCTGAGTTTTCCaagtgtatcaaatttgagaaCGGGTTATGCCCAGAGATCAAGAAGGAAATTGGATACCAGGAGATTCGTAATTTTCCATATTTAGTAGATAGTTGCAGAATTTATGAGGAAGACAATAATGCTCATTATAAGATTATAAATAAGAAGAGGGGTAAGCAGCAACAAAACTGTGGGAAGCCTTATGATGCTCCAACTGGGAAGGGCAAACAGAAAGTTGCTAAGGGTAATaggactagtgggggagatgctcatACTGGTATTGTGTGTTTCAAATGTGGGAAGTCGGGTCATAAAAGTAATGCATGTACTGGTGATGTGAAGATGTGTTTACGTCGTGGTAAAGTCGAGCATGAAGTAGCTGATTGTAAGCACAAAGAAGTAATTTGCTTACTGTGGCGAAGAAGGACATATTAGTACTCAGTGCCAAAAACCGAAGAAATCACAATGTAGTGGGAAAGTGTTTGCTTTAGCAGGAACTCAAACAGTTAGCAAAGAcaaaggctctgtttggtaagacatattttcgagcttatagcttatgtcttatgtcttataagctcatatgataatttagacccgtttggtaacggtcttttcatcacgagcttatagcttattttactagcttatagcttattttccagacgctatttcaaataacgttttagcttatgtcttatagcttattattttttcttccttttttatccttattattttaattaaaatccatttttaacccttataatttattttaatttaaaataaaataattatatattaaatatcttttatgtcattttacagtTATatgttaattgaaccgctaattttaccaaacacttcaatgagcttataagctatcagtctcaatcatctgttataagctataagtcatcagtcatcagccatcagtcataagctgtAAGCTATctgctagcttatcagtcaaccactatttttaccaaacagatccAAACTAatcagaggtacatgtttcattaatagtagtcccttaattactattattgatactgatGCTACTCGTTGTTATATTGTTGTTGAATGTATGAAAAAtttgggtcttgtgttgtcttCTATGAATGGAGAGTCGGTCGTCGATCCTCAAGCTAAGGGATCGATGACTACTTCTCTAGTTTGCTTGAAATTTCCTTTGTCGATCTTTGACAGAGACTTTGTTATTGAATTGGTTTGTTTGCCATTGAGTGGATTAGATGTGATCTTGGGTATGAACTGGATGGAATGTAACTATGttcatattaatagttataacaaatctctacggttttcTACTCTTGACGAGGAGGAGGAAATTGGTTTATTATCTGCTAGACAATTGCgggaatttgtgaaaaatgaagtgcaTGTATTTTCATTGATGGCGTAGTTACCTGTTGAGAATCAGGCTACAATTGACGAATTGCAGGTGGTACGTGAGTTTTGTGAATTTTTTCCCGATGAGATTCCCGATGGACCGCCAGAGAGAGAAATTGAATTAGCTATTGATCTTGTCCCTGGTACCAGAACTATCTCCATGGCACCATACAGGATGTCAGCATCGGAGTTGGCATAGTTGAAGAAGCAATTGGAGGATTTACTTCAGAAGAAGTTCGTGAGACCAAGTGTATCTCCTTGGGGGGCTGcggtgttgctagtgaagaagaaagacggaagtatgaggttgtgtgttgattataggccGTTAAATAAAGtaacaatcaagaacaagtatccacttccaagaatagattacttgatggatcagttggcaGTGcacgtgtgtttagcaagattgactaGATATCAGATTATCACCAAATTAGAGTAAAAGATGGAGATATTCAAAAAAATGGCTTTCAGAACCCGATACAGGTATTATGAGTATTCGGTGATGCCTTTTGGTGTTACTAACGTGTCGGGAgtgtttatggaatatatgaaccacaTCTTTCATACTTACTTAGATCGGTTTTTGGTAGTATTCAATGACGATattttgatttattctaagtcggAAGAAGAACATGCCGAACATTTTAGGGTGGTATTGCAGattttgaaagagaagaagttatcAACAAAGCTGTCaaaatgtgagttttggttagaGAAGGTTATTTTCATGGTTATGTCATTTTAGGTAGTGGCATTGATGTGGATCCATCCAAAGTAGATGCAGTGTTGCAGTGGGAAGCTCCAAAATCGGCCACGGAGATTAAAAGCTTTTTGGGTTTGGCTGGTTCTTATAGGagatttgtcataccccaaaatttgcccacacttttcaaaaattcaaaaatatttcaaaaattgggttttataaaaatctcgggttcatttgcattgacatcctgaattttataaatattcaatttaaagtctattttaaaatatattagtttacacttaaattgttatattttaataaatagaaaaatgtttgtctatgcttcatatactttcaattggctttttatttcaaataaataacatagcacaattggtaagaatgaaaGACTTGTAAACAAAAGGTCACGGGTTTGATTCCTGCTTGGtgtattttcatcttcttttttttaactatttttgatcttttttgcacctggacgcacctggacacaagtacatCCAGTTTCTTAATCTTGGGGATAAAGAAGGTTCATGGGCCatcttttttgcacctggacgcacctggacacaagtacgtccagtTTCTTAATCTTGGGGATAAAGAAGGTTCATGGGCCTTTGGGTGGATCATTTCCTTATTTAGAATTGgtcttgacctaattccactctataaatagagcactcCGCATTCATATTTTCCATCAACAATAACCAACAATTTTCACAAACACTGACAATCCTACAAACcctttttatcttttttctaCGCTTTCTCAAAAATCTTTTTTTGGGCCAATGATATACCTCAGGcctgctttttttttaaaaaaatcataatctttTTAAACCCTTGGGATTTTTCCCCATTTTTTACCGATGATTTTCATATGAGACCCCTTTCGATTTTCAATATTGTCttgttgttttaatttaatttatttttctcaagATGAGAATTTCATAATTATATTATCGTACTAATAGTGtgaatgttttttaatttttttcactaaCTATTGCATCATTCACCTTTTCTGTCAAACAAATTAACTTTCTAACATATCAGCTAGGGGTGGACATCAGTTCGGTTCGGGTTCGGGCCCAAACCATTGAACCGGACCAATCCACGGATGACTCCTATAGACCCAAATTCCGACCGTTTTTTATTCGGTTTTTTTCAGTTCGGTTTTTTATGTCGATTTTTTTCGGTTATGTATTTAACTAGGCCATAATGAATTTAAGTGGGCCACAATAAATTTAGGGCCCAAATTTAAAAAGAATCCAAtttatattctattttaattttttccaaGCGGaatccattatttatttatttttttccaagctgaatccattttttattttaattttatatctacttttttaatataataaagtagattACATAGTAAATTCTTTAATTAACCCACTAATCACCAATTTGAGAATGATAATCGGAGACCTAAAGGTAATTGCATCCCTCTAATGATTACTTATCATTTATTTTCCATGTCTAATGATTTCAATTTGCAACATTTGCCATGCctaatgattttaattttttttacatcttCCCAGTACATCTTTTACCTCAATAATCTAGATTTTTTATCTTCCAAGACATTGAAAAGTCATCCAATAACTTTTTATTTACGTTAAGTTAACTATAAACCTATGGACTTGCTTCATTCTCTTTAAAGAATCTCAATAAACCATTATGAATCAGCAAAAAATCCATACAAAATTTTCTTTCACAATTCAATATATTCATTCACCTTTCTTACATAATCTTTTTTAATGTTTTCTAATGCTATTTTCATAAACCATTTTTGGTTTATAGTCCACTATTTGTAACCTGCATTGATTTGTAttctgatattttaaaattttgacttAGAGTTGCAGGAAAAGAGCATCGCTGTTCAAAAACAAGTACATGGTGATGATGGAGGTTTTTATGAATCCTAATGGAGGTTTTCGATCTCAGTTTGTTTCAATTGTTATGTGATTTTGTTATAGGGAAGAAAATTTaggaatgataaaaaaaaattatttggtttttaattttttatatttgtatatttgtGTGTTTGATAATTATCTTCTGGTGTATGTTGTTTTAAAGTATATTCACATTTAGTAGTAGAAACTAATAGGACAGTGTTTTATGGTAAAGTTATGCATATTCACTATTATCAGTAGCAAATGAATTTGTCatggttataatttttttaaccacATGTGTACCTTTTTCCAGTTGGGATCTCTCATGCTTGTTTTTGGCTCATGAATTTAATATATCCATAGCAAATTGGTTGATGAATTCTAACATGTTTGATATATTCTACTTAATACATGTTATCAAATTTCtacatgatttttttatttttttattttattcttttataagCAAGGATTATATTAAAAGAGAACCTAAGTTCTCCAAACAAGATACAACGACTCCCGGCTAAAAAACCCGGGGAGAAAAATTATACGCCAAATGTCTCTTACGACAAATAGTAAAGAGGGAGCCTACTAaactcgtaaaaattacaattgggttGTATAATTTTACCCACAAAAGCCCAACGTCAAACTAACTCTTTTATACCCCAACatgattcttttatttatttcaacTATTCCTTTCATCTTATAATTTCTATATTTTGATTTTCAACAGTTTTGTGGTCTATTAACTCTCTACTTGATTGAATGATCAAATATCATTAAGGATCCAACCATTTTGATTTGTATGACAACATGTGCATGTGCATGTTGATTCGATGTAACATGCTTtaagtaaattttatttttttggtgtaATCAAGATAATATTTTAAgtatatatttcatgattttcatTTTGTGTTCAATAGAGTGTGTATTTTTAAAGATTAAGATATGTATTAGTCAAGATAgctcatttaaataaaattattaatattttcattttaatactataataaaaaatttgaattcaTAAGAGGaataaactaaatttaaaatCTCAATAAATGAAATTGATTACATTTTAATTGACATTAATCTAttaatgtttaatttattttcgATATATGTCTACAAGTACAATAAgtatttattaacaaaattaatcaaaaataaatatattttttataatagcttttgtatttttgaatatatgattaaaacatgtttttaaattttttaaaaataattttcaattagATTAAATATAGGGAGTCCCATAATGCTGAAAATAGAAGAAATTTTACTATGATAATTAGAAAATTGATTTTGCTTGATGAAACATTCATAACACATTATTATTTaagatttttgaaatattttaagtatattttatgattttcattttaattgttttggaaaaaaaattattttttttagttgtcatttttaaaattcattccaacactattatttatttgtaaataatgcatatttatttattagcACAACAAACAAAAATAGATATATCATTTGATGATAATTAAGTGTATTGTAGaagtataaataaaaaattatatgaagagtagtaaatttattttttccattatttttcgATTGCACATGTTTAACTTTTCACATGAATAAAAAAAAGCATaagtaaattttattattttttaatatgattatttatttttctttgcaatattatttattattttgttatttttacttatttttctgtaataaataattaaagacatgattaagatttacTTTGTAAGCATGTTGTTGCATTCTATAAGTATCAAGCATTTGCATAGAATATAAATTTGTTATTCTTAATGACCGATTCTTATATTTCCTTTTTATTAATCACAATCACTTATTCTCTTCCTAATAAATgtgaattaattattaattataataaattgttattctctttctctttctaataaatatgatttaattttataCTTTAATCTACTTTCAATATAATAAAGTAGATTACATAGTAAATTCTTTAATTAACCCTCTAATCACCAATTTGAGAATGATAATCGGGGACCTAAAGGTAATTGCATCCcctaattattcttaattattAAGTAGGCTGATGGGTGGGTGGGGTAGCTCAGTTGGCACTTGCTGACTGAGCGGGTGTAGGCTGTTGGTCCAGGGTTCAATCCTTGGCAGCAACAATGTAGTATTTTCTTTGTAAACAAGTTGGTGGTACTTATAAACCatcaactttttttaaaaaaaaaaaagtaggcTTGCATTTCTACCCTATTACTACCGTCATTACTACCGCCATCTAAAAACGTGTAAACActctttggaaaaaaaattaatttgcagACGGGAAGACGGGAAGGTGGAAACGATTGAGTGTGTTGCTATTCTTAGAAGAATCATGGATATGTTGTCCACCTTTCAAGTAGCCGTTATATCTCATGTTTATCAGAGCTCAAATTCTTGTGCGGATTGCTTAGCTAAGCATGGATGCGTGGAGCGGAAGTTTGTGATTTATAAGGAGATTCCTCAATTCTTGAGGCAATTTGTAGAGTTAGATGCTAAGGGAATTGTTTCCACTCTTGTTGAGTGTGtagttgtttttctttttgggcttaggccctccctcttataaaaaaaataaaaaatcaatttgcAGCATGCTTTTTTCAGAAACCACCTTAGAACTTTACAAAACAATTTCCATTCTTCACCCTCTTAGAGTTCTACAATTAATTGCTTAACCTAATAAATTATTACAATTACTTTTACAATTTTTAATGTGTAGAATTTTAAAGGACTCGGTTTTGTATTGGAAACATTATACCTTTTCTAATTCCTTTGCAGAGtaatcaatattttattaaaGGCATTGCTCTTCACTTCATTCTCTTCTCATTCCAACGTAAAAGTTGTTCTTCTCCCCTTCCTCTCTGTCTCAACAACACACTGTTTTCCTTCCATTGTTTTTCCATCTTTATTTTCATCAATAACCCctttaaacattttatttttctgcttcTTTCAATTTGTATTTACTATTCTATctcatctatttatttattttataaccaAACGTTTTCTTTCCCTCATCCACCAGTATACACATTCTCTGCAAAAAATAAAAGTTTGTATATCTTCAACAAAAAAGATTGTTCATAAGGATTATGCTCAAGGTGGATTTCGTTGTCGCTGCAATGCTTTTCAttgatttgttttctttttatttcctaTCATTCAATTTTGTATTTCTTGATTGATGTTATTAGATAATAATTGATATTTAGATGTATCTAATGTTTAATGAtgttttagggttttgttgaaAAATAATAGGTTTTTGTATGATGAATAAGTATTCTGAAAATGATGACCCTAACATGTGTCATGTAACTTGATTTCTCTGTCGTAGCTACAAACTTTGTGAATATTTGGTTGAATCACATTATTGTTTTGTTCTAAAAATAAGGTTGTAAAATATGACATAAGTTAATAAATGATTCCCCTTCATTTGATTTTCAGTGTGGCTCTATTTCCTTTCTTTATTGGTGAGATGAATTTATTGATGGTGTCGTGTAACCATGGCTCTAGTCTCttcattattttactttttacatTTCTTTTTGGTTCACAGG from Vicia villosa cultivar HV-30 ecotype Madison, WI linkage group LG4, Vvil1.0, whole genome shotgun sequence encodes the following:
- the LOC131597585 gene encoding uncharacterized protein LOC131597585 — protein: MDCFVMQEVRYGTHMLAVEDDDWWLETRQRLEAAGEVITWDLFRRGFLRRYPKDVCMKKEIEFLELKHGNLSVMEYAARFVELEKLYPHYNEATAEFSKCIKFENGLCPEIKKEIGYQEIRNFPYLVDSCRIYEEDNNAHYKIINKKRGKQQQNCGKPYDAPTGKGKQKVAKGNRTSGGDAHTGIVCFKCGKSGHKSNACTGDVKMCLRRGKVEHEVADCKHKEVICLLWRRRTY
- the LOC131597586 gene encoding uncharacterized protein LOC131597586, producing the protein MNGESVVDPQAKGSMTTSLVCLKFPLSIFDRDFVIELVCLPLSGLDVILGMNWMECNYVHINSYNKSLRFSTLDEEEEIGLLSARQLREFVKNEVHVVREFCEFFPDEIPDGPPEREIELAIDLVPGTRTISMAPYRMSASELA